One Streptomyces umbrinus genomic window, GGCGCCGAACCGGTTGTGGGTCACCGACCTCACGATGATCTCCACCGGCGAGGGGCCGTTGTGGCTGTCCGCGATCCGCGACGCGTTCTCCCGCCGGGTCGTCGCCTGGGAGACCTCCGCCCGCGCGGACGCCGACCTGGTCCTGACCACGCTGGAGTACGCGCTCGCGTCCCGCGAGGTCGAGCCGGGCAAGCTCATTCACCACGCCGACCACGGCTGTCAATATACGTCCATCAAGCTCACAACTCGGCTCATGCGGGCGGGAGTTGAGGCGTCCATGGGTTCGGTCGGGGACTCGTACGACAACGCGCTCGCGGAGAACCTCTGGATGCTCATCAAAACCGAGGGCCTCCGCGGCCGCACCTTCACCACGAGGGCCGAGGTGAATCTCGCGCTCTTCGAGTACGTCGACGGCTTCTATAACTCCCGCCGCATCCAGGAACGGCTCGGCTTCCTCAGCCCGATCGAGTTCGAGGAGAAGTACTACGCCGAGCAGGCGACGGCCGAACCAACGAATCTGAACACCCGTCACCCCCTGCTGACGAGCTGATCAGCGGCTCCCGCATGACGGGGGAACCTCACACAGTCAACCGCTCCAGCACCGGGTGCACCACTGCTTCGCCGTCTGGGCCGAAGGCGTCCGACTGTCTGCTCGGGAACGCCACCTACGCACAGGCGTGTTCACGGCAATGAAGCGCGGGCTTGTAACTTGATCGTCAAGTGAGCCTGCTGGATCGCGAAGCCGGCAAGCCGACGAAGGTGTCGGCTGTGCACACTGGCAGTCCATTCCCCAGGACCGACGCTCCTGATCACTGTGCCTTGGGCCGGGTGGAACCACAGGCCTGGAGGAGTGCATCGCCACGGTCGTTCATGATCGCAACTTGGCCTGCCGTATCGCGGCGGGCTACCTCCTCTTGCGCGGAGAGGACCCCTGCCTCGCCGGGAAATAGACACCCCAGGCGGTGCACCTCCGCTCACGCGGAGAGCATTCCAACAGCCCTCTGGACTATGAATAGCGCCATGCTGCTGGTGGGGGATCTGTGAGACTGCTGTGCGCTCCTGGTCGGGCTATTCGCAGGAACGGAAGACCTCGACGTCATCGAGGACGACTACGCATTGAGCGATGAGAGCCTCTTCCCTCGACAGGAAATCGTGGATGCGGTCGGATGCGTCAATGACGGTGATCATGATCGGCAGGCCGTCGGCGAAAGACTCCAGGCGGTCGGTGTGCAAGGTCGAGCCTCTACCGAACCCTTCGGTGCCGCGCGATGCGGTGGCGCCAGCCAACCCAAGTGCCAGAGCGCGCTCAAGTATCTCTCGGTGCAGCAGCCGTCCGTTCCAGACGCTGCCCTCGGAGAGGAACACGGTGGCCCGGACCGCATGGCCGCTCAGCGTCATCTGATGCTCCAGGGGTGAGCAGTGGTTCAGTTGACCGGATCGGTGCTGGCTTCGGCAAACGACTGCCGCAGCTTCTTCTCAACGCCTGCGTTGAACCGCTGGAGATCGATCAATGAACGCTCGTGCGTCCCGGCGCCGATCTCGTGAACGCCGTCGTGAGCTGTCACTTGCCACTTGGTCCGACGGCCCTCCGACGCCAGGAGCTCGACAGCCACCGACACGGTGAGGCCGGGTGGGGTCGCGGCTGAATGTGTCACACAGATCGAGGTTCCGACGCTGCCCTCGCCTTCGCCCAGGTATGGCTGCATGGCGCGGACGCACGCCCACTCCATCAAGCCCACCATGAAGCCCGTCGCAAAGACCTCGGGAAAGGTGGAGAACTCCGGCGACTCCTGATAGATGTGGCGAACAGTCTTGTCCGGTGGCACCTGGTAGTGATGAGTGAACGTGTCGCCGATCAGCAGACCGTCCTTCATTGCTTCCCTCCCTGGGAGCTAGGTTCTTAGTCGAGTCCTAGGGAATCGCAGAGCACGAAGCATGTCGACCGTGACAAGCCGGGCAGGCGTACTTTTCACCGACACATCCGGACAACGTTCGTTCACCCCGACGACGCAACGTGCGAGTGAGGGCCCCTATTTACGCCCGCCCAAGTGTTAGGTCCGGCGTGAGTCAGGGCTGCAACGATCACCAGTGAGAGTGAAACGCGGTTCATGCCGACGGGCAATGGGCTTCGTCCTCGTTGTCGTACAACTCTCAGGGATCCCTGTTCGCCGGCACCGGGAAGCCCGTGGAGCTGGAGTTTCAATGGGTCAGACAATGCGTTGATCAACTCAGGACCAGAGTGCTTCAGCCAACGCGCTCCCGATGAATACCGCGCCTAGACCAGCGACCAGGGTGACGGCGATGTTGGCGGTGGCGAAAAACTTGGCACCGGTTTCGGCCAGTCGCAGGGTTTCGTAGGAGAAGGTTGAGTAAGTAGTCAGTGCTCCGCAGAGACCGGTACCGATCAGTAACTGCACCGATTGAGATGCGGCACCGTAGGTGACCGCGCCCGTGAGCGTTCCGAGGATGAAGCAGCCGACGATGTTGACGGTGAAGGTGCCCCAGGGGAAGACGATGTCGTGCCGGGCCTGGATGGCCCGGTCGGTCAGGTAGCGCAAAGGCGCTCCGACCGCGGCGCCCACGATGACGAGCAGCCAGTTCACCGATTGTCCTTTGCGTCGCAACCAACGTAGCGGATCACTTCGCAGTCATCGAGGGCGGCGGCCTCCTTGACGCTGTAGCGACCTCGGCCGTCGCTGACGACGATGGCAACCGGCAGCCCCTCGCTCAGCGGCAGCGGGCATACGGTGCGGACGTGTGAGGGGGATCCGAAGCCTGTGACGCAGGGAAAGGGATTGGCATCGGCCAGACCCGCCTCATACGTGCTGGTCACGATCTCGATGTGAAGGAGCCGGTGGCGGAACGCGTCAAGCTCCCCGACGAAGATTGCTACCTGCAAAGCGTTGTCGTGCATCCGTGTCACCTCTGCCTCCAGGAGACCAGTCGGCGCGTGGCGGCGGCCGCGCACCAGACCGCGACAAAGGCCGCCAGAACCGTGGCCGCGAGGTAGGCCAGCCCAATGGGGGACTGGCCGTCCTGGACGAGACGCTGAATGTCCACGGCGTAGGTGGAAAAGGTCGTGAAGCCGCCAAGCACGCCAGTGCCGAAAAAGGGTCTCACTAGCCAGTGGGGGCTCCACGCGTCGTTGATGATCACCAAGAAGGCGCCGATGACAGCGCAACCGGTCGCGTTCACTGCGAAAGTCGTCCAGGGAAATGTGTCCTGTGCGGTGGGCCAGGCGAGCGAGGCCCCGTAGCGGGCAGCTGAACCCAAGGCGCCGCCGACGGCGACCGCTGTAGTCACGGCGATCCGTCTGCGGGCCCGTTCGCGCCGTTGGGAAGTCACCGACAGGAAAAAGCCGGAATCGGTGGGCGCGGTCATCTGATCACGAGAACTGGTCATCGACGTGGGCTTCCTACTCGTGCAGCGCCCAGGCATGCGGGCACGTCTTCATCACAAGTAGGGACCGTTGGTGGCGCCAGTGCCGCGGTTCGGGTGCGGCGAGCCCCACCGCCGCGCGACCGCCCAAAGGAGAGAGCAGTTGCTAAGGCCAGCTTAGCGGAGAACCAGGCTGGTACCTGAAGGGGGAGTCCTCATCCGGAGCTGGGCCTCCTCGGGCAGGGTATCGGAGTGGAGAGTCAGCGGGATCAGGAATGGGGCTCGTGTGTTGGACGGGAATTCGCCGCTGGCGGGTCGCGTCCCTTTGGTGAGCTGGAGCGACGATCAGGTGGTGGCTGCCGGCACGCTGCAAGCTCCGCCCGTTTCAGCGCGCGATGGTGGGCACTGGTGCACGTGCGCGAACACACGATGCTGGCGAAGATTGTTGCCGGGTTCCGGTCAGCGAGTCCACGCCCATGCCTACACCAGTGCGGTCATCCACCTGCTCCCACCAAAACCGCGGGTTGAGGTTCCCCCGGCGTGCGGGAGGTGTTGATCGGCTGGTCAGGGCGGGTTGACGGGGTTTCAGGTTCGTTCGTTCGGCCGTTGCCAGGTCGGCGTAGTGCTTCTCCTCGAACTCGATCGGTGTGGGTGTGGCCGAGGACCGAGAGCTTGCAGGGGCAGGGGCGGGCTCTCCGTCGACATTGCTCCTGACGGTGCGTCCGGCTCTCGGCAGGGCGCGGGCCTGTGCCACGACCTTCCGGTCCCGGATCTTGCTGCCCGGGGTGCCGTAGTACGCGAGTACGCGCTGCCGTCGAAGAGACGGCTCAGGGCGCGGCCGGGGAGGTCGGCGGGCCGTCGACGACCTGCGTCACGGCGGCGGGCCACGGCGGCCGCTCTGCCCCGCACGGCTTCGGCAGGGGCGGCCGGTCAGGTGGGGCAGGTCTCTCGGCCCTACGCGCTGGACCTTCCGGCTTCGCCGACGACGGTGAGGCCAGCCTGGCTGTCTGTTCAGCACCACGCGCAAGCGCCGACGACGGTGTGGTCCGCCCGGCTTTCCACCACCATGAGCAGGTGCCGATGGCGGTGTGGTCCGCCCGGCCGTCCACCACCATGCGCAGGCGCCGCCCCGCTTCAACTGTTGGCCGCCGACTTCCGTCGAACGGCTCGGTCCGTTGCTCGCGAGCTGCGTGCGGGCCGGTGCGGTGCGGCCGGGGCGATCCGCCGACGGCGGGCCTTTGCGCGGGTCCCCACCCGGTGGGTCCGGAGCTGACGGCTCACGTCCGCCGGGCCGTGCAGTCCGCGGCGTGCTGTCGCTGGGATCGTCGCGGCGAGCGGGGATCGGTTGAGCGCCTTCGCGGGGGCGTCCGCGGCGACTCGGCCTGCATCGCTGTCGGTATGCCGTACGCCGCATGCCGGCCCAGAGGGTCGGCGTGGGCCTGGTCATCGGGATGTGGTCGGAGCGTTCAGGGGTGGGCCTTTTCGAAAAGGCTGGTTCATTACATCCCGAGTGGCTCAAGGATTGGGTCGGATTCGCTCAGGAGCTCAGGAGCTCAGGAGCTCAGCAGCTCAGCAGCTCAGGATCCTGCTCTTCTGGTCCTCGAATTCGGTTTCGGTGAGGACGTCCTGGTCCTTGAGTTCTCCGAGCTGTTTCAGCTGGTCGGTTCTGCCGGTCATGTCGACGTGCGGCTGGGCGGGCGGGGGTGCGGAGGGTTCCGCGGGCTGTCGCGGGGCCTCCGGCGATCCCTGCTCGGACCATCTCCCCTGCTGGCAGCGGGACACGCGGTTCGACACGGCGGTCGCCGTACCGGCCATCACGGCTGTGCGGGCGACCCCGCGGAGGAGACCTGGCACGGCGGTTTCCTTTCTCGCGGAAGACGTGCGTGAAAAACGCCTCTCAGGCCGGCACGCACATATCGGCGCACAGCGCATCCTTCCATTGGATCACTGTTTGAATTGCCTCGCATCCCGGCCTCGACGCCGCCTTGCGTATATATCTGCGTTGTGCCGTCCTGTGCTGCACGTGTCAAACTGATATGTGCGTCACGGCCCCGGCCGCACCACAGTGGCGAGGCCCATGTGGGAGGAGCTCGATATGACCACAACCGGAATGCACCACGGGCACGGAACCAGAAGCGGCAGCGAAGGGGCGTGGGTGACGGGCTGGACCGGATTCGCCGGCGTCATGATGATCTTCGGCGGAGTGATGGCGATATTCCAGGGAATTGCCGCTATCGCCAAGGACGATGTCTTCGTGGTCACCAGCGACTACGCGTACAACTTCAACCTGACGAGTTGGGGCTGGATCCACCTCGCACTCGGCGTTCTCGTGGTCCTCGCGGGCGCCGCTCTGTTCCGCGGTGCAATGTGGGCACGAGTCACGGGTATCGCCCTCGCCGGCCTGTCGATGATCGCCAACTTCATGTGGCTGCCGTACCAGCCCGTCTGGGCCGTCGTCCTGATCGCCGTCGACGCCTTCGTCATCTGGGCGCTGTGTGTCGGAAGGGGCCGGGAGGCTCGCACCGAATAGCGACCGAGTCGTTCCGAGTGGCCCGGCGGTCGCGTACTGCGCCGTTCGGCGCGGGACAGCCCCCCGAGTGGCTGACGCGGGACGTGCCGCCGGGCCGTACAGGTTCCCCCTTGTGTTTCGTGTTGTCGGCGGATTCCTCGATGTCCGCTTCGGCACTCACAGGGAGACACGAGTGGAAACCAGCGGCAGTGACGGTCGCCAGCCCCTTGCCCACCCGCTCCTCAAAGGCCAGAAGGCACTGGTGACGGGCGCGAATTCCGGCATCGGCAAAGCCACGGCGATCGGCCTGGGGCGAGCGGGTGCCGATGTGGTGGTGAACTACGTGGCCGGGCGGGACGCCGCCGAGGACGTGGTGCGCGAGATCGAGAGTTTCGGCGTCCGCGCCTACGCGCATGAGGCGGACGTGTCGCAGGAGAAACAGGTAAGCGACATGGTGGACCGCATGGTCCAGAAATTCGGGACCATCGACGTCATGGTGGCGAATGCGGGACTCCAACGTGATGCCCCCCTCACCGATATGACCATGGCCCAGTGGCAAAAGGTGCTGGACGTCAATCTGACCGGACAGTTCCTGTGCGCCCGTGAGGCGGCCAAGGAATTCATGCGCCGGGGCGTCGTCCCGGAGGTCTCACGCTCCGTCGGGAAAATCATCTGCATGAGTTCGGTCCACCAGATCATTCCCTGGGCCGGGCACGTGAACTACGCGTCGTCCAAGGGCGGCGTACAGATGCTGATGGCGACCCTCGCGCAGGAGCTCGCGCCGCACAGGATCCGGGTGAACGCGGTCGCCCCGGGGGCGATCCGCACGCCCATCAACCGCAGTGCCTGGGACACCCCCGAGGCCGAGGCCGATCTTCTCCGGCTCGTGCCCTACGACCGCGTCGGCGACCCGGACGACATCGCGAACGTGGTGGCCGCTCTGGCCTCCGACCTCTTCGACTACGTGGTGGGGACCACGCTCTACGTCGACGGCGGCATGACGCTGTTCCCCGGGTTCGCCACGGGCGGCTGAGACGTACTGCCCGCCAGCCAGCCGGTACGAGCCACCGAGGACCATGTGAACAGCGCGATCGACCACTTTCTGGCGGACGGCCCTGCACAGCTTCTGCCGGCCCGGGAGCTGATGGCCTTCACCCTGGGCTCCCACATCCTGCTCGTGCCCTTCGGCGTGGCCCTCCCCGCCATCACCCTCCTGATGCACTACCGCGGACTGCGCAAGGGCGACGCCGTGGCCCTGCTGCTCGCGCGGCGCTGGTCGGCGGTCATGGCCGTCCAGTTCGCCATCGGCATCGTGACCGGCACGGTGCTCTCCTTCGAACTCGGCCTGCTGTGGCCCGGGATGATGGGCCGGTGGGGCGATGTCTTCGGCCTCGGCTTCGGGGTCGAGGCCTGGGCGTTCTTCCTCGAGGCGATCCTCATCGCCATCTACCTGTACGGCTGGCGCCGGCTCAAGCCGTGGACCCACTTCTGGCTCGGCCTCCCCCTGCCTCTGGCCGCCCTGATGGGCGCGTTCGGCATCGTGGCCGCGAACGCCTGGATGAACACCCCGCGCGGCTTCGACCTCGACGCGTCCGGCAACCCCGTGGACGTGGACGTACGTAAGGCGATCTTCACGCCGATGCTCGGCCCGGAGTACTGGCACTTCGTGGTCGGCGTGGTCCTGACCGCCGGCTATGTCGTCGCCGGGGTGTACGCGGTCGGCTGGCTGCGGGGCCGCCGGGACCGCTATCACCGGCTCGGCTTCACCGTGCCGTTCTCCGTCGCCGCGATTCTGACACCCGTACAGTTCGTGCTGGGGGACTCGATCGCCCGCTCCGTCTTCCACGAGCAGCCGGTGAAGTTCGCGGCGACCGAGCTCGTCTGGAAGACCGACACACACGTGCCGGAGTACATGTTCGGGCGTCTGCATCCCGACGGGACGATCTCCGGCGGGATCAAGATCCCCCAAC contains:
- a CDS encoding IS3 family transposase, which gives rise to MTALVDEHPRLGVECVLRELHIPSSTYYRWRRAEKEPCERRRRDVELTERIKEIHADSTGVYGSPRVHAVLKREGTPVGRKRVERLMRETDLAGVSPRRKGFTRRDPKATLAPDLVNRDFTAPAPNRLWVTDLTMISTGEGPLWLSAIRDAFSRRVVAWETSARADADLVLTTLEYALASREVEPGKLIHHADHGCQYTSIKLTTRLMRAGVEASMGSVGDSYDNALAENLWMLIKTEGLRGRTFTTRAEVNLALFEYVDGFYNSRRIQERLGFLSPIEFEEKYYAEQATAEPTNLNTRHPLLTS
- a CDS encoding DUF190 domain-containing protein, producing MTLSGHAVRATVFLSEGSVWNGRLLHREILERALALGLAGATASRGTEGFGRGSTLHTDRLESFADGLPIMITVIDASDRIHDFLSREEALIAQCVVVLDDVEVFRSCE
- the flK gene encoding fluoroacetyl-CoA thioesterase, whose amino-acid sequence is MKDGLLIGDTFTHHYQVPPDKTVRHIYQESPEFSTFPEVFATGFMVGLMEWACVRAMQPYLGEGEGSVGTSICVTHSAATPPGLTVSVAVELLASEGRRTKWQVTAHDGVHEIGAGTHERSLIDLQRFNAGVEKKLRQSFAEASTDPVN
- the crcB gene encoding fluoride efflux transporter CrcB, coding for MNWLLVIVGAAVGAPLRYLTDRAIQARHDIVFPWGTFTVNIVGCFILGTLTGAVTYGAASQSVQLLIGTGLCGALTTYSTFSYETLRLAETGAKFFATANIAVTLVAGLGAVFIGSALAEALWS
- a CDS encoding DUF190 domain-containing protein, with the translated sequence MHDNALQVAIFVGELDAFRHRLLHIEIVTSTYEAGLADANPFPCVTGFGSPSHVRTVCPLPLSEGLPVAIVVSDGRGRYSVKEAAALDDCEVIRYVGCDAKDNR
- a CDS encoding fluoride efflux transporter FluC, with the translated sequence MTAPTDSGFFLSVTSQRRERARRRIAVTTAVAVGGALGSAARYGASLAWPTAQDTFPWTTFAVNATGCAVIGAFLVIINDAWSPHWLVRPFFGTGVLGGFTTFSTYAVDIQRLVQDGQSPIGLAYLAATVLAAFVAVWCAAAATRRLVSWRQR
- a CDS encoding SHOCT domain-containing protein, whose protein sequence is MPGLLRGVARTAVMAGTATAVSNRVSRCQQGRWSEQGSPEAPRQPAEPSAPPPAQPHVDMTGRTDQLKQLGELKDQDVLTETEFEDQKSRILSC
- a CDS encoding DUF7144 family membrane protein → MTTTGMHHGHGTRSGSEGAWVTGWTGFAGVMMIFGGVMAIFQGIAAIAKDDVFVVTSDYAYNFNLTSWGWIHLALGVLVVLAGAALFRGAMWARVTGIALAGLSMIANFMWLPYQPVWAVVLIAVDAFVIWALCVGRGREARTE
- a CDS encoding SDR family oxidoreductase, which gives rise to METSGSDGRQPLAHPLLKGQKALVTGANSGIGKATAIGLGRAGADVVVNYVAGRDAAEDVVREIESFGVRAYAHEADVSQEKQVSDMVDRMVQKFGTIDVMVANAGLQRDAPLTDMTMAQWQKVLDVNLTGQFLCAREAAKEFMRRGVVPEVSRSVGKIICMSSVHQIIPWAGHVNYASSKGGVQMLMATLAQELAPHRIRVNAVAPGAIRTPINRSAWDTPEAEADLLRLVPYDRVGDPDDIANVVAALASDLFDYVVGTTLYVDGGMTLFPGFATGG
- a CDS encoding cytochrome ubiquinol oxidase subunit I; its protein translation is MAFTLGSHILLVPFGVALPAITLLMHYRGLRKGDAVALLLARRWSAVMAVQFAIGIVTGTVLSFELGLLWPGMMGRWGDVFGLGFGVEAWAFFLEAILIAIYLYGWRRLKPWTHFWLGLPLPLAALMGAFGIVAANAWMNTPRGFDLDASGNPVDVDVRKAIFTPMLGPEYWHFVVGVVLTAGYVVAGVYAVGWLRGRRDRYHRLGFTVPFSVAAILTPVQFVLGDSIARSVFHEQPVKFAATELVWKTDTHVPEYMFGRLHPDGTISGGIKIPQLDSILAGFSPDTEVTGLTSVPASDRPTATQATIAHWAFDIMVTIGSLLMLLALWYGWCWLRRRDLPRSRWFFRCAALAGGACLLTVECGWITTEVGRQPWIVYENMRVSEAVTDTPASSLWVMLGIVVVVYVLVLGAFLAVLLKMSRGWRLADEGALSGATAGDVEGDTPYGPRPLSTTAGVDGGRE